Part of the Paeniglutamicibacter sulfureus genome, GGAGGTTGACGTCCACCGAACGGTCAAAAGCCTCGGGAGAAAGCTCAAGGATGTCAGTGAGCGGCCTGGCGGCAATGCCTGCGTTGTTGACCAAACAGTCCAGGCGCCCGAAGTCCTCCCGGATCCTCCGCAATACCTCGGGCTGCCGGTCCAAATCGGAAATATCGAGCTGGTAGTAGCGCACGGCGGCGCCTCTGGCGACCACGCCTTCCATCACGGCCGGGTCCGCCTCCGGGGCCAAATCGATCACCGCCAGATCAAAGCCCTCCTCGGCCAGCGCAAGGGCAGAACCCAGCCCAAGACCTTGTCCCCCGCCGGTCACAATCGCCACAGGTCGAACTGGGATGGGTGGGGCTGTCATTTCTTCATGCGTGGGTGCCATGGGGAGCGCGCCTTTCTTCAAAGCTTATTGCCGGAGTTTTTTGCGGGGTTTCGAGGGAGCTAGTCAATGGCAGCGGAAATGCGTTTGGCCGTATTTTGCAGCAAGGGGAGCAAATCCTTGATGCGCTCGGTAGCCAATCGCGATTCAACCGCCGAGATACTCACGGTCATGTACGGGTGTTGCGTCCGGGACGGCACGGCTAGCGCCAGCCCAGCGACTCCCGGAATGACGACGTCTTTTCCGCTGATATAACCCTCCCTGGCGTTCTGCGTCAGGGCCCTGCGAATCTCCGCCTCGTGTTCCTCGGCGGAGCGGGGCCAATAGTGGCTGGTTGGACCCTCCGGCAGCCGGTCCAGGAATTCCTCCTGCGCAAGGCGGTCCATGCCGGAAAGCAGGACGAGTCCTGAGTAGCTTGAGGTCAGCGGCATGGTGTCACCCACCGCAACCGAGTGGGTGCGAATCGGAAAGCTGCCGCTGGTGCGGACCAGATAGTGCACGGAGTTGAACTGGCGAATTGCCACATACACGGTATCCCCGCACTGATCGGAGAGATCCTGGGCGGCGACTTTGATCGCATTCATATCGCGAACCGGGCTCGGCACGCTCAGGCTCAGCGCGAACAATCCGGCGCCCAAGCCGTAACGCTTGTCCGACAATTGACGCACATAGTCCACGGCCACCAACTCTTGGAGGAGCCGGTGCACCGTCGGTCGGGCGATGCCAGAGTCCCGGGCAATGTCAACCAACCGACCACCGCTCAGCCCATACGCCGCTAGGGCAGCAAGGATCTTTGCTGCGCGGTCCACTACCTGCGTTCTGGTTCCACTCTCTGGCACTTCATTCTCTGTCATCAAGTCCACTCTCCGGAATTTCGACGTTACATGACGCTTGGCGGCTTTACCACCGATTAATCCTTATGTATTGTTGCATTCGCCGCCACACAGTGATGGTCAACACAATTATGTCTCATGGAAAACTGTACGGCATCAATTATATAAGTTCACTAATCGGACTATGCATGTTGCAGCTGAAACAGTAACCACATTTCCCTCAGGAGGACCCATGCCTAGTACTTCCGTTCTTCGGGGCCAGGCGGCCATTGTCACCGGTGCAGCCGGTGGAATCGGCGCCGCCACCGCTCACAAGCTCGCTGGCCTGGGTGCCGGCATCGTCTGTGTCGATCTGGATTCAGACGCCGCGGCCGAGGTGGCCACTTCGATCGTGGCTGCCGGCGGACAAGCGGTTTCCCTCGCCGGCGACGTCACGGATCCCTCGCTCGGGCTATCCGCTACTGTCCTGGCGCAGGAAACGTTCGGCAGTGTCGACATCCTGGTCAACAACGCCGGCATGGGAAGCGCCATGCGCCCCCTGTGGGAAGTGGAACTCGAAGAGTGGCGCCGGGATATCGACATCAACCTCACCAGCCAATTCATGATGTGCAAGGCGGTGGTTCCCTCCATGATCGCCAGCGGCTACGGCCGAATTCTCAATGTCGCCTCGGCCGCGGGGATGGAGGGCCATGCGCTCTCCGGCGGCTACTCGGTGGCCAAGGCCGGGGTCATCGCGATGACCAAGGTCCTGGGCAAGGAACTGGCAGCCCAGGGCGTCATCGTCAACGCGATCGCCCCGGCGCTGATCGGTTCAGGCATGCTCCAACAAGCGTGGTTCAACGACGAGGTCAAGGAAAAGCTGCTCGGACGCATTCCCATGGGGAGAGTTGGCGAACCGGAAGAAGTGGCGGAGATGATTGCCTTTCTCACTAGCCCCGCCGTCAGCTTCTCCACCGGGGCGGTCTTTGACCTTTCCGGCGGACGGGCCACCTATTAATCTCCATCCTCGAAAATCCTTCAAGTTGAAACCCGCAAGGACGGACTTAATGACGAATTTGAATTACGAGCAGACCCGAATCCCGGAGAACCAAGCAGCCACCACCACCCGGCCCGACCAGCGGCGCTCCCTGATTGCGACGGGTGTAGGAAACCTGCTCGAGTGGTTCGACTGGGCGGTATATGCGGTATTCGCCACCTATATTTCCGGCGCACTGTTCGACAAGGCGGACCCGGTTTCCGCGTTGCTTGGCACCCTGGCCGTCTTTGCCGTCGGATTCGTCATGCGGCCGCTGGGTGGATGGTTCTTTGGACGTCTGGCCGACAAGAAAGGCCGCAAGTGGGTCCTGATGGTCACCATGCTCACGATGGCCGGCGGTTCCCTGATGATCGCGCTGATCCCTAGCTACGAAACCATCGGCGGGTTCGCCTCTGTCCTGCTGGTTCTGGCCCGCCTCATCCAGGGCTTCGCCCACGGTGGCGAGTCAACTGCCTCCAACGTGTATCTGCCCGAAATTGCACCCAAGAACAAGCGTGCCATCTTCGGCTCGACCATCGGTGTGGCGATGAGCGGCGGCACCTTGCTGGCGACCCTGTTCGGCCGTCTTCTGGCCCAACAGCTCGAACCCGTGGACATGGCCACCTGGGGCTGGCGTATCCCGTTCTTCTTCGGCGCGCTCCTGGCCCTGGCCGTGCTGTGGCTCCGCCGGAACATGATGGAATCCGAGGTCCACACCGAACACGTCGAGGCTACCGGAACCACTTTGCAGGAAAAGACGGTGGCGCTCCCCAACTGGTCGCGCGGCAAGATCTTCTCGCGCTCGGTGCAAATCTTCTTTTACATGGCTGGCACCACCCTGCCGTACTACATCTGGTCCTCGTACGCCGCGGTGTTCGCCATCTCCCAGCACGGCATGGATCCCGCCGCGGCTTTCGGGGCCACACTCGGGGCAATGCTCATCAACATCGCGCTGACCCCGATCATGGGCTGGGTCTCCGACAAGATCGGCCGCCGCCCACCGGTGATTTTCTACAACCTGGCCACCGCCGCGCTTACCTTCCCGATGTTCGCGATGATCAACGACTCGGCATGGACCCTGT contains:
- a CDS encoding IclR family transcriptional regulator, which encodes MDRAAKILAALAAYGLSGGRLVDIARDSGIARPTVHRLLQELVAVDYVRQLSDKRYGLGAGLFALSLSVPSPVRDMNAIKVAAQDLSDQCGDTVYVAIRQFNSVHYLVRTSGSFPIRTHSVAVGDTMPLTSSYSGLVLLSGMDRLAQEEFLDRLPEGPTSHYWPRSAEEHEAEIRRALTQNAREGYISGKDVVIPGVAGLALAVPSRTQHPYMTVSISAVESRLATERIKDLLPLLQNTAKRISAAID
- a CDS encoding SDR family NAD(P)-dependent oxidoreductase, which produces MPSTSVLRGQAAIVTGAAGGIGAATAHKLAGLGAGIVCVDLDSDAAAEVATSIVAAGGQAVSLAGDVTDPSLGLSATVLAQETFGSVDILVNNAGMGSAMRPLWEVELEEWRRDIDINLTSQFMMCKAVVPSMIASGYGRILNVASAAGMEGHALSGGYSVAKAGVIAMTKVLGKELAAQGVIVNAIAPALIGSGMLQQAWFNDEVKEKLLGRIPMGRVGEPEEVAEMIAFLTSPAVSFSTGAVFDLSGGRATY
- a CDS encoding MFS transporter, producing the protein MTNLNYEQTRIPENQAATTTRPDQRRSLIATGVGNLLEWFDWAVYAVFATYISGALFDKADPVSALLGTLAVFAVGFVMRPLGGWFFGRLADKKGRKWVLMVTMLTMAGGSLMIALIPSYETIGGFASVLLVLARLIQGFAHGGESTASNVYLPEIAPKNKRAIFGSTIGVAMSGGTLLATLFGRLLAQQLEPVDMATWGWRIPFFFGALLALAVLWLRRNMMESEVHTEHVEATGTTLQEKTVALPNWSRGKIFSRSVQIFFYMAGTTLPYYIWSSYAAVFAISQHGMDPAAAFGATLGAMLINIALTPIMGWVSDKIGRRPPVIFYNLATAALTFPMFAMINDSAWTLFVAQSVMMGISACIAGTQPAMMAEQVPTAYRTLIMGTAMPLAVALFGGTAPYLNTYFNSVDLGWAFNVYMIAVCLGSAFVVWRWKETKGIDLRDVR